The genomic stretch CCATTTGCTACCAATGCTGATTGAGACTGTGCGTCATCAGTAATCGGGAAGTCGGTTGAGCATACGTCAGAATGCCGTAGAATAGCCTCATACATTTTGAGGAGACAACGTCGTGAAACTATTTTTTGCCTCAGACCTGCATGGCTCTTTGCCAGCAACCGAAGAAACCATCAAGTTATTCCTAGCATCAGGTGCAAAGCATTTGGTGCTGTTGGGTGACACGTTGAACCACGGACCACGCAACCCGATTCCGGAAGGGTATAACCCGCCCCAAGTGGCGGAGCTTCTCAACCAATACAGTCAGCAAATCATTTCCGTACGCGGTAACTGTGACAGCGAAGTAGATCAAATGCTGCTGAACTTCCCAATGATGATGGATTACGCATGGGTATTGCTAGAGTCTGGTAAGCGAATCTTTCTGACGCATGGCCATTTGTACAACAGCGATAAAAGACCACCTTTGCGAGAGGGTGACATCATCGCTCATGGTCATACGCATGTTCCCGTAGCCGAAATGAAAGAGGGGGTGGTGATCTTTAACCCCGGTTCAATGACCTTCCCGCGTAACGGTTTACCAAGAAGCTTTGGATTACTGGATGGGAATACGCTCAGTGTTCAAACGCCAGAAGGTGAAGTGCTGGCGCAGACGACGATTTAACGACCAACTAAGGTTAGTCGCTACGAAAATGATTTAAATAAGGGAACCGAGTGTTCCCTTATTTTGTAT from Vibrio parahaemolyticus encodes the following:
- the yfcE gene encoding phosphodiesterase; translation: MKLFFASDLHGSLPATEETIKLFLASGAKHLVLLGDTLNHGPRNPIPEGYNPPQVAELLNQYSQQIISVRGNCDSEVDQMLLNFPMMMDYAWVLLESGKRIFLTHGHLYNSDKRPPLREGDIIAHGHTHVPVAEMKEGVVIFNPGSMTFPRNGLPRSFGLLDGNTLSVQTPEGEVLAQTTI